One Glycine soja cultivar W05 chromosome 7, ASM419377v2, whole genome shotgun sequence genomic window, GTGgtgacatttttttatctttgagagATTAATTTGGTGACATTTTAATAATTGGAAGACCAAATTAGTAAAATCTGTGATAATTCCCTATTGAAAATTGACAAGtctaaacaaaaaattttatttcatgaatTTTGAACAATTCTATTGAGATGAACTTTCTTATTTGTAGCTAATCTACTTGGGGGTGTTCTTAAAGCAGTGTCAAGTCATATATGCATGCCTTTACTAAAAATGGTTTGTTTCTGTTCATAACATGCTGTGCTGGTATGTAAATCAGGTTAATTGTTCAATATGTAGTCAGCATCAGGGGACATTTTCTTATCTAATAAAGATCTTCAAGCAAATCTTCaccaaaaatgattaaaaatcaaCATTATCTGGAATTCTAGTAAAAAGCTACCCCTTTTGTCCGATCAAAATATGCATGGCCAAGTACTTAatatacctaattaaaaaatatcacttaATAGAACCTAACCTAAATCATTattcaaaagaaggaaaaagcaaGTAGATATGTAAATTTAAGCCATCCAAagcttcatttatttatttagcatTTTAGGATACAAAAGTCTGATACAATCTGTCAAACAAGCTGACATAGGCTGTGCACATTATGCAACAGTAGAATTGTACCTGCACATGGTTtacaaagaaatatttaaattacacaGGGCATTGAGATTACCATTATTGAATTAATGACCATGAAAATGCTCACTTGCTGCTTAATTTAGATATTTCATTATGATAAGAAAGGTGCAGTAAGTTGCATCATTGTAGGACCATGTGAACTTTGCCTTGTGTATCTCatcatttgaaattcttaaaattcaGAAGCGGCAAGGAGCAATGAAATACATTTTATAGTAGCTTAAACAGTACCTTGGCCCTGATATAAGAGCAGTTCTGGCTGAATACTTTATGTACTATGAATGCCACTTTGCATGGCAGTCTTTCCTTACAAGAACAGAACTTCCAGATATATGCTTCCCATAGTGATTATAGAAAAGGAAATGGTGAGAATCAGTGGAGATTGCAGAGCCTGAACTGAAGAATTTGTCTGTATTAAGGACACTAGTTTGGATTGTGAGCAGGAAGCATCCTTTTTAAGGATCCCTCCCATTTGTATTTTGTGCCTGCTTGTTTTAGATTTTCATAGGATTGgttatgataaaaaattgattttgaatcgTTGAATGTGATTGACATATATGTCCAAATTCATTTCAGCCATGAATTTACATTAGAACGTGTGCATGAGCTGTGAAATTGATCTTAATGTAAACTTGTGACCACTATTAGTTTATGGAATCATCTTTGAGCAGATTTTGTGAATGAAATTAACAATCCCTGGCCAATTTTTCAGTCAAGGGGAGAATACTTTATACAGATTTGAGCTGTAACATGAAATGTTTAACCATGATGTAGAAATCTAAATATTAAGGTTAATATTTCCTTTCAACATATGTGACTTTAATAGCATGCAAACACACACCACTTATCATCTTTGATATGAAGGAGAAAGGAAAGCCACTAATGTAACAGTACTGCTCCTTTTCCACTAGCTAGAAGGTAAAAGCAATTAAGATATGATCATGTTTGGTTTCGCTTCACTTTtgccaaaatcaattcatatttCCAAGTTGGAGGAAAAATAAGAGTTGTTTCTAGTTTTCATGGTATCACTGTAATTCTGGATCTTTCACCATCAATCCAAACATACTTGAAGAAGAGTGAAATCAATTTATAACATTAAAGACATGTTATCGTTATTGCctcaattttcttcattttttttgttgatggatTCTCGTAATGGATGTTGCTCCTCTAAACTGAGAGATAtactttagaaaataaagtataCTCATAATTGTTGATtagaaaatcaataataataataattataataataataatgatgatgtcgtcataatgaattttagagttccacataaaaaaaacatcatctaGTAGTATTTTAATAGCTAGAAATTCTGATCTTGTACTCATAGAACTGTTTATCCTTTGACAGAACGAATTTCCAATTTTTAGGGGACAAAAGTTGGTGGGGAGCACAACATATCACCGTTATAAAAATCACCTTAAGGATAAATACAATGACTTTGAAATGGTGGGGTCAATGAAGAAAATTGACTCAAAAGATTCGAAGTTCTGTTACAAGAACATGGAAAGGACAATGAGTAGTTCACAACTTGAAAAGTTGAAATGGTAAACTTGGGGAGCAAGTCTTACTGTTTCACAAATTCGTATTACCAACTTCAGAAATGATAACTGTTAGAATTGCTTTTGGAAAGTTCACAGTAAACTTGCATAAAATCTCacattacattttatttttaatcaataggTAGTTTTCAAATTGTTAACATTTCACGTTAATTTGTGCATATTTTTTCGTAATAAGAAGAGGGctaataatacatttttaacttaattattctttttaacacATTACTttattgatcataaataattgCATTAGACCAAGTTTAGATATTAACTTGTGTACCGGATAAAGTATCTGTTAGACCGACTGGATATTTGACACATTCAAATTAAACACATCTTTCAGTTACGTATTTATATATGTCGAATAGTACATATCGACTTCAGCATGTATGAACAatgagaataattaagaatCATGATGTGGTATGTCCACAGGCCTAACAAGTTTAGTATAAAAATGGGATAAAGGACTAATTTATTCTCGCCTACTCATTATATATCATAATAGCTCTGAGTCAAGCCTTCACTTGAGGGTCAGAATGTCTTTTACATGTACCTTACACTTTGCAACATACTCATACACCTGAatcaataacaaataaacaATCTTTCGACACAATAAAAAGACCCTTTAGCAAAAGGATTAATACCTAATCCATTTGCGATAGGAACAACTTGTCTTAAGTCTATAAACACTCACATATCCCTAAATAACAACAGTTGGATTGCAGTATCACTCGATACAGTgacaaattatgaaatttaatttgctATCTTTCTGTGTGTATGAGTGTCCACATGAGTGAATGTGTTTTACTGCACAGggctcttcaatttttttttttttaaatgatgaagAGTTTTTAATGTGatcctttttcttattttaattaaccttACTTTTATATCATCAATTACAAAGGTTGGTGTCTTACCTTGTTCACGCTACAGAGACCAATGGTGTGTAAAGCAAAAGCGTGTCCCAATAGAATTTAGAGTAAAGTATGTTTTGggttttttctaataaaaattgaaaaatatgaattttttttatattttttatattatttgattcttttaaaataaaacatatttttattagttttcagTAATAATCCATTAGACATTAAGCTGACTAGACTTATAGACTTATAAGCGTAAtgaattacaaataaattaaataatttatgtcgATTAAAATtctctaaataaattaaaaaaaaaattgacagctaaaaactttcaaaaattataatttttttgttacttcTCGATAATTTCTCACACTTTAtggtaaattaagaaaaagatgaaacaaaCTAAATTTTAGTATCTTCTAAGTATGTTTGAaggataaatagaaaaataattaagtttattaaTCATGTTAAGAatctatttaatgaaattatcattaaaaatcaataaaaatatgttttattttggaaaaatcaattaattcaaaaaattcataagataaaattaaagcttttcaaattttacaacaatttcaaacatatttaacctagaattattatatatatatatatatatatatatatatatatatatatatatatatatatatattctctttgCACCTGCTATGCCATCAGCTTAAATCAAGATAAATCAACAATTGTCAAAGGGTAAACTGGTGATGGAGCAGCTTAAAAATTCCAAAGATGACGAATTACGTATTGCGTCATGCTCATGCATTGCGCGTACTACGTAAACTAATATATACTCAGTcatagttttttaatttcaacttttatttatataaaaatacaaaaaaaaatattttactcactttattaaggaaataaaagtaaaaaaattcttaaatcaaatcaaaacatacctcttttctcttattttaacgCGTCTATTATTTTCCTCATTTATtccttctctttatttttagaGTGAAGGTCCAAATTGGTCTTttgaagatgaaaaataaaattaattatttagatttTCAAGATTATAAAAATGAGATACCAGGatttttagataatttatttcatttttaatacatAATTAGCCCTAAGAAAGTGAATCCTATATCAATTTAATTCCAGACAAAATCATCAGTAATTTAACTTCTTGAAAATGGTAattcaaatgaataaaaaaaaaactaatgtgtCCCTTGCTTaatggttaattaattaattatttgttaaggACCAAATTGTCTCCCACATTATTCGTCAGATCGAGACAAGTttttgcatttatttatttttaacttagcTTTCACCAATTCTCACGGCCCAAAAGGTGGAGTAGCTAACATGAAACTGCTGAGTTCATTAGTGCTAGAATCAGTTAGTACTTGAAAGTTTGCATGAGTGTACTATAATAATCTTGAAAAGGATATCAAAATTTGTAATCAAGTGCTTAGTAGTGGCGAGCATAACAAACCACCAAAAGAGAGCAAAAGATGCAGAGAAATGACTAAACAATACTATTTTTGTCGATGGAAAgaacaagaaattgaaatggtggGCCAAGGAAGAAACTTGGGGAACAAGGCTAAAATAATAAACCACAAACCAAAGTACTGCCtctcaatatatatttaatctaCAATCAGATTAATTAACCACGTAACCAAAGTACTGCCTACTCTAGAAATAGTTCGTAAAACAAGTCAAGTATTGCACTCTGGTAAAAATAAAATGCTAACATCAGTAAGAGTTGAATTATTTACatagtaatttatacaataatatatatatattaatttcttttcattatatCACTCATCCCGTTTCCatacttttctcttttctcattatcataaaaGTTAATTATTGTTGCAATTTGTTATATGAACAGCAGTATTCttaattcagtaaaaaaaatattcttaatacaaataatgtaattatgagataagTACAGCAATAAGTACATTAAAATGGAAATTCTATTCCAATTTCGTCATAGTTTGacatatatatttacaaatatctttaatgaaaaaactaaaaatgcttAACAACTATATTTATCAATCGGCTCGAACACGACAGTGATCACGATATTGGAGTAAATATTAAACATGCACAggaaataataattatacaatTTTGTTATACTTAATTATTAGTCATACATGAAAGGACACATTTAAAGACtaacttttataatttcataCTTTTTTGCGAGTAAAATTTATACTGAGTGTCAATTTGAGGAGAAATTAATACTAGTAGGTAGTACATGATTATTactatccctagcaatgaaatgttactaatttaatttttaaattgaaaaatataaatgcaTGTCATCTTAGTTGAAATTATGGATAGTTGACCGTCTTGAACTAGTAACCAATAATATTGTAAGCAGATATTAGgattatattcaaatttaaatttgagtgtacaatatatatatatatatatatatatatatatatatatatatattaattaagtgaataaaaaatttaaattatcaactaatttatttataactaaatttaaattataataactttaaCCAATTATTTTATGGTATCAATAGTCTCATCGTAGAATGTgtattcagttttttttaatatcttttaatttttacaatttaatttttttacattttatctttgtaaatttttttcaatcattacAAACtatgtttattttacttttttatatattttaaataatatcttttttcattatttgaacactaaaaatatatttaatgtgtgttttataaaaacaaaacacgcACGGTTATGCAGAACAGAACAGGAAGAAtcctatatattttatttttccaacgATACCTTGTTTGCTAAGGAGTCAATGTCTTTGGCAATATAAATAAGAAGAGCGAATCCACAAGACGAACACAAACACTGAAAACACGCACTTTCTCCTTTCTTAGTTGCTACTTCTGCATCTCCCCTTcccttctttcattctttgtcACAAAACTACAAAGTCACTGAGTTTAGTGCTTCGGCAAAACCAATGGATGATGATATTGTAGGACTCGGGTTTTCGTCCAACAGAAGAAGAACTTGTGGACTTTTACCTCAAACACATGTTGCTCGGCAATGATCCCCGTGCCACGTCATCCCTGTCATTGATCTTTGCGATGTGGAACCTTGGGATGTACCAGGTAATCTAAACACCCCTttgtccttttttctttctcttatctttacttccacTGATGTTTGATTCTTTCCTTGGGTTCAAAATAGTGATGTTAGCAAAATCATCATCAACTATACGATTTGGTGACCCAGATTGGTTTTCTTCAGCCCTGTTGATTTCAGTATTCAAGAAGTAAAAGGTTTAACAGGACAACCAAGTGTGGCTTCTGGAACCCACTGGAGTAGACCGGTGAAGTTAGGACCTTTGGAGACCAACACTCTAATTGGGACTAAGAAAACTCTTGTTTTCTATAAAGGCCGTGTTTCCCGCGGTGTCAAGTCCATCTGGGTTATTCACGAATATCACGCTGTTACCTTTCATGAGAGCCAGGTTGGTTTGTTTTGTTCAAGAAACTTTAACACTCTTTGGAAAATTATCTTTGTActagatttttattttgtcacTGTAGTAtgtactttttagtttttaggcTTTGGTGTTGTTTCCTATCCTGTTGGTTGTTCTCTGACTTGAGAAGGTTGTTATTATTGAATCCTTCGTTTCAATCCCATGTTGGTCTTGCTTGATGACAAATGGACCATGGATATTTGGGCTTATAAAAACTGACTTATGACCTTTTCTATACCGCTTTTTTGCTTATTTCAGTTTAGTAAGTTTTACTTGGAATTGGAACCTTATCAAAGCAAGATCTTTTCAGTTTATTCCAACGAGGTCATGGATAAAACTCTCATATGACTTATTTGATAAgtgattaattaaatcttttgtCTTGGTGGGCTCATCAGTTTTCATCAAAGGCTGTCAATTTCTTCTGTATACATTAACCTGATTGTCTTGGCTTTTTATCTGAGTAAGCTGTATCAAATAAATGCCGATTATCTTCCAAATTTTGCAGAGGACTTTTGTTTTATGTCGCTTGATGAAGAAACCTGGGAAAACAACTGAAGGCGGAACTGATGCACTCATCTGTGATGAAGGGGAGCCCAGTAGACACATGATTTCTGTCTATGGAAATCAGGAAAAAGCAGAAGGAATTCCATCTGTAAGCTGAAGCATCCTTCATGGACATATTTTACACTCTGCATGTGAAACATGCTGATAACTGATTctgtttcatattttttttctttctttccaggGAAGTACTTGTATTGGAATGGAAACAATCCTTCAGGCAACCCCTCAGGCAGAGAAATACTTCTCTCCAATACACCAGAGTCAAACTGGTATTGAGGAAGAAGCATCTTTTTCAAGCTATCCATTTAACAATGCCTATTTTAGAAATGAAAACAACCCTATGCAGACTTATTTGAAACTACAGAGGAAATGCAGACTTCATTTGAAATTACTGAGGAAGTTGAATTCCTAAACTCAATTTTAGTTGATGAGAGTTTTGTTATCGATAAAGAAAGTATGCATGTTTTTGTTAATAGCTCCACCCAATCAGAGTCATTGAGTGATACAGATGCAGAAGTTGTCTCTAAACTGGTAAAGATACGTTATCCAAAGTCCAAATAATATAGGGGAGTGTATCTCCATATGTTTCTGAACTGGCATTGGTTTTAAAGGTTAAAATTGCAGTGTGCATTGATGTGATGTGAATTTTGCCACATTTTTTGGCAATATTTAGTGATTTTCTCGTATAGATTCTAAACAGACACTGAAGTGAAATGTCTGGTTTGAGTtgagtttgattttttgttgtgattcatgatcatggtttgagttgaattcatttgtttatttcttttgaaaTCATTACAGGATGGCAATACTGTGGATATTTCAACAGTGTGCCATGAATATCCTAATTCAGATGAATACCATTCATCAAAAAGGTTTAAATCATCACATGATGTTGTCCATGGTGGCATATGTTTTCCATCTTCTAATCCTGAAgcaaaacaagaaacaaaggaAAGCATGTTTCAAGATGACTTGTGGGGATTGGAAACATCCTCTTGTGAGTCAACTGCAGACAAACCTTTGAAGATTAGTTGCATTGAAATTTCTAGTTCTCCTTCCACTTCATGGAGATGGGAAAATTAATATCAACAGACTGGACAACTTCATATGATGGGAACTAAGATCCTAGTTAGCTCCATTAATGGATCGGTGGTAGTTAATTATTATAagtaaatgttataaaaaatgacTGATCTCTAATAGCAAGTCTATTAAAACTGTTCTATGCTAGAAACTGCATGATGACAATTATGCATAGAAATACATACATTTATTAGCAGTTATGTATTACGATTTAGGAGTACATGTGATAGGAGGCTGGCCCAAGCATACCACTCACATGCCTCTTAGGtttaaaaactatatttaaTTTGGACTTAAGTTGTTATTTCCCTAAAATGGCCCAGCTATATCGGACATTTCTTTGTATCCACTTTATGCTAGGTCTTAGTTTGTATTTAAAAGGGTACTGTTGCTTTGAATCATTATGAATGGAAAATATGATGTTCAATTTATCTTCTTTTAGCTCTTTAATGGTAATTTTCTAGGGTATTTGCAGTAGGTAGATATTTTCTTCCTAACAACACGTCTAATAGAAAATCTACCACCAAAGGCAATTCTGTATTAGAAAGCAAGATGTCAGTTATGCATGAAAATAGTTAAGCACTGacatacatgataaatttattgatttatacaatcattatcttaaattcatattttattatgattttttatttgtcaaaaatttaaattgtatagaaattaaaatctaGAAAATAACCACCGGTAATTATGTATTAAGAGTATATATATGATAGTAGAATTGTAATTAGGAAGTGTGTAGTTATTTGCTGTTTGTGGACAGAGAATGCTTTCTAAAAGAGGCTTAAGTGTATTGTTGTATCATTATGTGTAATTTTACAGTTATATTTCATTAGTTTTTGGAGAGTGGGCAGGAAGCCTAATTTTAAGATGAAGAATACAGTTATGTCCTCCTATAACTGAGCAAGGGATTGGTGAGACAGATGCTTTTATCTTAATCTTACTCAGCTGACCCTTTCTTAAGGATCacattttgtattttgtatatGTAATTAACTTTGAGCAGATTTTATACGATCAATAATATCAATGAGCCCTGGCCAATTTTTTTGGGCAAgggtagaatttttttttgaagatctgagttataataagaaaaattttaTTCATCCATCTGCTTTCTTTTCTATTCACTTTTCTCTCtgtctttctcttccttttttttttttttttttatcacaatccCTTCCACATCCTTACTTCCTCTTttacctttttcattttctatcttTTATTCTCACCCAATCACCCTAAATTGGGTTATGAATATCATAactcttataataaaaaaacatgccAACAATAATATAGAAATCTTAATATTCAGGCTAGTATTTTCTTTCAACATGCAATTATAACAGGAcatgcacacacacacgcaTTATCTACTTTGACATGGATGAGAAGGCAAAGCCATAACAAACtaccattaaaaaataaaccctAAGGATAAACAACAGAAACTTAAATCTTATAGTCGTCTACTTATCTTTTAATAGAATGAGTTTCCATGTTTTTTGGGACAGAAATTAGCAAGACTATATCAAACCAACATTAAAAAATGGACCCTAAGGACAAATACAATGACTTGGAATTGTAGACGTAACAAAGAAAAAACTGACTCAAAATATTCGATATTTTGTCAGAAGTAAATGAAAAGGACAATGAATTCAATTGGTGGGGGCAACCAGCATAACTTGGGGAGCAAGTTGTAGTGTTTCAGGGTGATGCAATAACAcgattatatatatatccttgaAAATGTTTATCCTTTCACTTGGTAAAGAAACTCAAAGATATAACAATGATATAGTTGTCAAAAATAAGATCAGACTAATCGGTTTAACCAAGAATTAGTACAATGCCTAGTTCAGAGACTCTAAAAAGTTAGATGAGTTCATAATCAATGAGAATTGGTCATGAGTTattgcttttcattttttttaatttcaactttaatataaaatattttaacgataaataaaaatacatatttaataaatatttcaaatagataaaattattctaacaattgttatttattttttataaaaatataatttactcattatattaatttataatttttcatatcttgatttttataattttgtatcatattaatttattattttttgttctaaatataaattattattgttaatggACATTACTGTATTTTAACAAACTAAACTCGAGTGAgtgttgtgtattttttattagacttttatgtatattttgaatGTTAGGGACTTGTAAAAGGAtgcttattttagtttttaatgttataaagttaagtaatattatatttattagtattatttcataagaaatttaattattattatttcattaatacCGGTTCAACCACGATTTAACGATTAAATCATTGAACTTTAAACCAATATTTTGACGAGTTCATTGATTGACTGGTACTAGCTTAGTAAATGAACCCAAATTTCAAGCAAGGACCATATTTTAAGACATGCTTTTTCATATCCGATAAATCGTCAATGATAAACGCAATCCAAAATGTGGTTAAAGCTAATTTTGTACAAGATCAAtttcaaatgagaaaaaaaaaattaaattcatcatCCATCATGCCAAAAAATAGCAATATCAATGtaataattagtaattttaatttgattgttaaaattaagaaaaaaatatatttgtagtcCTTGAACTTCGGTCAAACTTAGTCTTTGTCCTTGAACTttcaaattgataaaataagtCCTTTAACTTTTCAACTATGTGAATTTCGTCTTTCTTTGCTAATTTCTTTAGTGTATATGCTGACGTGACAAATGGTTAACGGACATTGTGATCTGGAACgtcatttgaaatttatttcaataaccACCAAAATGtgtaaatttaataaaagaaaaattgcaaTCAAACCACAATAGAATAAaggaaattttctttaatttgattCCTCACCAAAATGAGTTCGACAGGGCCATTTCAATCTTCAATCAAAACTAGTGAAATTCAACTCAACAACATTGCGTTGTGAATGCTAAGAGCAGTACATCCAAATCCCTAAAAAATACCACAGAACATTAAAACCATGACGTTGAAGAAGAGCAATTTTTTGCAAATTAAAGAGGAATTAGagctgaaaaaaaatcataattgagAAGAGATTAGAAGGATCACATTGTAAGCCACACAAAGCCTTAACTAGCGCACAACACCTTTGCTCAAGAATTTCATAATGACGAGATACATAAGGCAAAATTCACATGATCTTGCAATAATGCAACACTGCATCTTTCTTATCATAAAAAACTACTAAACCAAATCTTGGAACATCATTCCTCATTCGTAACATGTTCAACAAAATCTTAGAAGACCTGTCCaacttaaaaatattgatttcaaACTTCGAAGGaattaatgtaaataattttttttaaaacaaccaaaatcaaaatttgttaattttgcatAGACTAAAACAATGTTAAGTTTTTCGCAGATTCTGACACACTACACCCGTTCCCACGGCACAACAAGTCGACGAGAGGGAAGAATAATTGAGTAGCTAGCATCAAATAAAAGTATTGAGTTCCGCAATGCTAGGAGCAGCAGTTAGCACTTGGAAGTTAGCATGACTGTACTTAAAACTTGAAAAGGATATCAAACTTTGTAATCATATACGCGTGCTTAGTAGTGGGGAGTATAACAAACGacaaaaaagagcaaaagatgCATATAAATTGACTAAAAACAATATTCTAGTCTTTTGTTGATTGAAGGATCAAGGAGTTGAAATGGTGGGCCAAGGAAGAAACTTGCGGCTcaagactaaaataataaatcacaaATCAAATGACTGGATCTCCAAATTTCATCTACAATCAGATTAACTCAGAACCTGtgcatttactttttttttaataa contains:
- the LOC114418245 gene encoding uncharacterized protein LOC114418245; the encoded protein is MKKPGKTTEGGTDALICDEGEPSRHMISVYGNQEKAEGIPSGSTCIGMETILQATPQAEKYFSPIHQSQTGIEEEASFSSYPFNNAYFRNENNPMQTYLKLQRKCRLHLKLLRKLNS